DNA from Brachyspira aalborgi:
TAATGATTGATTAATTATAGGCTAATGTTTTGAATAAACTCACGGTTTATTATAATGAAATTTTCTGGGGAAATTTATAATCATTAAAAAATAATGTTGATAAAAATGTTTTTAACAATAACATAAATTTTCCTCTTTTTGATTATATTTTCTATTTGATAATCGCTTAAATTAATTAACAATTAAAATAATTATATAATATTTTAAATTTTTGTCAAATGAAAAGTTTAAATAGATTATTTTTTATAAATCAAATTTTTATTTAGAATTAAGATTTTGTATTTACTTAAATTAAAAAATCGAATATAATAAAATTAAATTATTAGAGGATTTTATGATAAATTTTTTAGAGATTAAAGATAATTTGGAATATAAAGATTTTGCTCAAAATTTATATAATGAAGCTTTTCCTATAGAAGAAAGATGGGATTTCAATGCAATTTTAAATAATAACAATAATAAATTTTATGCGATATTGGACGGCGATATTCCTGTTGGAATTACTACGATTTGGGAATTTTTAGATTTTAATTATATAGAATATTTAGCGATAGATAAAAAATTCAGAGGAAAAAATTACGGCTCAAAAATTTTAACTCAAATTTTAGAATCGTTAAAAGATAAATTAATCGTTATAGAAGTAGAACCTTATGATTTAAATGAAATTGCCAAAAAGCGTATAGATTGGTATTTGCGTTTTGGTTTTATACTTGCCGATTACGATTATAATATGGCTTGTATAAATGAAAAAAAAGAAGAGGGAACGATAAAAATGAAAATAATGACAACAAGAAAAATTAAAGATAAAGAAGAGCATGATAAAATTACAGATTATTTATATAAGAATATTTATAAACCAAGATTAGATAATATTGATAAGCAAAAAATATAAAAATTATTATTTTAAAATTTAAATATTTATTCATAAAATATAATTTTGCAATATATTTGACTTTACTTTTCATTAAAAAACTATTATTTATAAAAATAATTCTATCAATTAAATAATATGTCAATTAATATAAATTTGCATTAATTAAAGCTATATAATACAATATATAAATTATTTTTGAATTAATATTAATAGAGGTTGGTATATGTTTAAAGGCACTACTATTTGCGCGGTAAGTAGAAACGGAATTACTGCCATAGCTGGAGACGGACAAGTTACGCTCGGTGAAACCGTTATGAAACCAAATGCCGTAAAATTAAGAAGACTATTCGGCGGAAAAATAGTGTCGGGTTTTGCTGGTTCTACTGCGGACGCTTTCACTTTATTTGAAAAATTTGAAAAAAGACTTGAAGAATATTCGGGCGATTTGACAAGAGCGGCGGTAGAGCTTGCAAGAGAATGGAGAACAGATAAAATGCTTAGAAATCTTCAGGCTTTAATAATAGTGGCAAGCAAAGATAGAATGCTTTTAATTTCTGGAAACGGAGATGTTATAGAAAGCGATAATAATATACTCGCTATTGGAAGCGGCGGACAATATGCAAAAGCGGCGGCTATAGCGCTTACGGAAAATACGGATTTGCCTGCAGATATTATAGCTAAAAAATCGCTTGAAATAGCTTCTAATATATGCATATACACTAATAGTAATATTTCTTTGGAGGTTATAGAATAATGTCATTTGACGCAAAATTGGAAAGCGAACTTACGCCTAGAAAAATTGTCGAGGCTTTAGACCAATATATAATAGGACAAACCGAAGCTAAAAGGTCGGTTGCCATAGCTTTAAGAAACAGATACAGAAGAAGACATTTGCCTGACGAATTAAAAGACGAAGTCGCGCCTAAAAATATAATATTAATAGGACCTACGGGAGTCGGAAAAACTGAAATTGCAAGGAGACTTGCAAAACTTGTAAAAGC
Protein-coding regions in this window:
- a CDS encoding GNAT family N-acetyltransferase, with the translated sequence MINFLEIKDNLEYKDFAQNLYNEAFPIEERWDFNAILNNNNNKFYAILDGDIPVGITTIWEFLDFNYIEYLAIDKKFRGKNYGSKILTQILESLKDKLIVIEVEPYDLNEIAKKRIDWYLRFGFILADYDYNMACINEKKEEGTIKMKIMTTRKIKDKEEHDKITDYLYKNIYKPRLDNIDKQKI
- the hslV gene encoding ATP-dependent protease subunit HslV, yielding MFKGTTICAVSRNGITAIAGDGQVTLGETVMKPNAVKLRRLFGGKIVSGFAGSTADAFTLFEKFEKRLEEYSGDLTRAAVELAREWRTDKMLRNLQALIIVASKDRMLLISGNGDVIESDNNILAIGSGGQYAKAAAIALTENTDLPADIIAKKSLEIASNICIYTNSNISLEVIE